The following proteins come from a genomic window of Flavobacteriaceae bacterium MAR_2010_188:
- a CDS encoding Uncharacterized membrane protein: MKTEWHLYIMAAMYILAGTIHFIKPKMYERIIPKYLPSHRLLVYLSGVFEILLGIGLIFPATRALAIYGIIAMLAVFLLVHFYMLSGKKASAGIPKWLLILRIPLQFFLMYWAYYYL, translated from the coding sequence ATGAAGACTGAATGGCATCTATATATTATGGCAGCGATGTATATCCTGGCTGGTACAATTCACTTTATTAAACCTAAGATGTATGAGAGAATCATACCGAAATATCTACCATCACATCGGCTATTGGTTTATCTCAGCGGTGTATTTGAAATTCTACTTGGTATTGGTCTTATTTTTCCTGCTACTCGAGCTTTAGCAATCTATGGGATTATTGCGATGCTTGCGGTCTTTCTATTAGTCCATTTCTATATGCTCAGCGGAAAAAAGGCATCTGCGGGGATTCCTAAATGGCTTTTGATATTAAGAATACCACTTCAGTTCTTCTTGATGTACTGGGCTTATTATTACTTGTAG
- a CDS encoding D-Ala-D-Ala dipeptidase vanX. Metallo peptidase. MEROPS family M15D, giving the protein MKLKFTLFFTALILSSFQIAKKTLPNGFVYVKEVITDIDVELRYFTDNNFVGDTITDYNKNELILTKPAAVALREVQNQLMQQNLCLRIYDGYRPQGAVNHFIKWARKLDDTLMKQQFYPEVKKRNLFNSGYIASRSGHSRGSTVDLTIIDAATGKPLDMGSPYDFFGEVSWIEHKGISDAQRKNRQLLQKVMAKNGFRNYPKEWWHFTLRNEPFPGTYFDFPIE; this is encoded by the coding sequence ATGAAATTAAAATTCACCTTATTTTTTACTGCGCTAATCTTGAGCAGTTTCCAAATCGCTAAAAAAACCTTACCAAACGGATTTGTCTATGTAAAGGAAGTAATCACTGATATCGATGTAGAACTACGTTATTTCACCGATAATAATTTTGTCGGTGATACAATTACAGACTATAATAAGAATGAATTGATTTTAACTAAACCAGCGGCAGTTGCATTACGAGAGGTTCAAAACCAACTCATGCAGCAAAATCTTTGTCTTAGAATTTATGACGGCTATAGGCCTCAAGGTGCAGTTAACCATTTTATTAAATGGGCGAGAAAATTGGATGATACATTGATGAAGCAACAGTTTTATCCGGAAGTTAAAAAGAGAAATTTGTTCAATTCTGGATATATAGCCAGCCGTTCTGGACATAGTAGAGGAAGCACGGTAGATTTAACGATTATTGATGCCGCTACTGGCAAACCTCTAGATATGGGCAGTCCTTACGATTTTTTCGGAGAAGTATCTTGGATTGAGCATAAAGGAATATCTGACGCTCAGAGAAAAAATAGACAATTGCTTCAAAAGGTTATGGCTAAGAATGGGTTTAGGAACTACCCAAAAGAATGGTGGCATTTTACATTGAGAAACGAGCCTTTCCCAGGGACCTATTTTGATTTTCCTATCGAATAG
- a CDS encoding Outer membrane protein beta-barrel domain-containing protein, with product MNKLKLLLALCLFSTIFCNSQELTIGIKGGVNYSFIGDINSRGGSLSGFPVDEVFTPNKELGTQFGGLVMVRFGSLMLRGEILFSKQKNYYEFPSRNSYWNSSRTEIPLIIGYEVFKPFSPYVGINATSTSKLTIDGLENDLTYDKRDLNPIIGLLVDFGRFGVDVRYELSTTEEPYFDANFVNNSTQGQPGYGINSADIYPYKLGVLSLSAHINLFTTDKDRMGSFFGGLFKGDKCYCPYDN from the coding sequence ATGAATAAGCTTAAGCTCCTATTAGCCCTATGTTTATTTTCTACGATTTTTTGTAATTCTCAAGAACTCACCATTGGTATAAAAGGTGGAGTTAACTATAGTTTTATTGGAGATATTAATTCTCGTGGAGGGTCACTTTCAGGCTTTCCAGTGGATGAAGTGTTCACTCCAAATAAAGAACTCGGAACACAATTTGGTGGACTTGTGATGGTAAGATTTGGTAGCCTAATGTTAAGAGGAGAAATTTTATTTAGCAAGCAAAAAAATTACTACGAATTTCCTAGCCGGAATTCTTATTGGAACTCTTCTCGTACAGAAATTCCTTTAATTATAGGATATGAAGTTTTTAAGCCTTTTAGTCCTTATGTGGGAATTAATGCAACTTCTACTTCTAAATTGACTATTGACGGATTAGAAAATGATTTAACATACGACAAAAGGGATTTAAATCCAATTATTGGTTTATTGGTAGATTTTGGAAGATTTGGAGTGGATGTTAGATACGAACTTAGTACGACGGAAGAACCCTATTTTGACGCAAATTTTGTAAATAATAGCACACAAGGACAGCCAGGATATGGAATAAACAGTGCAGATATATACCCATATAAGTTAGGAGTGCTTAGCCTTAGTGCTCACATTAACTTATTCACCACTGATAAAGACCGAATGGGAAGCTTCTTCGGTGGTTTATTTAAAGGAGATAAATGCTATTGTCCTTACGACAACTAA
- a CDS encoding Uncharacterized membrane protein has product MENMPLFTNDAIVFGILMLCLGFVFYTEDIKDGFWPKFYKYVPGLLMCYMLPAVFNSLGIISAEITQTYFIASRYLLPASLVLLTISIDLKAIFNLGWKALVMFFTGTAGIIIGGPLAILLISTFSPETVGGVGPDAVWRGLATLAGSWIGGGANQAAMLEIYEYNQELYGGMVIVDIVVANIWMAILLLGIGKSEKIDRWLKADNSAINELKLKVQTFTEKIARTPTLTDYMMILAFAFVAVGISHFGADKMAVYLTDNFEAVSNTKSAFSSFGSSFFWLITIATALGVLLSFTKAKNLEGAGASKIGSIFIYILVATIGMKMDLLQMFDNPGLIVIGLVWMVFHAGLLILVAKLIKAPYFFLAVGSQANVGGAASAPVVAAAFHPSLATVGALLAVFGYVVGTYGAILCAELMKIAAAG; this is encoded by the coding sequence ATGGAAAACATGCCGCTATTTACAAATGATGCGATAGTATTTGGAATACTAATGCTCTGTCTGGGGTTTGTATTTTATACCGAAGACATTAAAGATGGATTCTGGCCAAAGTTCTATAAATATGTTCCGGGTTTATTAATGTGTTATATGCTTCCGGCGGTATTTAATTCTTTGGGGATTATTTCAGCCGAAATCACCCAAACATATTTTATTGCTAGCCGTTATTTATTGCCCGCTTCATTGGTTCTTTTAACTATTAGCATTGACTTAAAAGCAATCTTCAATTTGGGTTGGAAAGCCCTGGTGATGTTTTTTACAGGAACAGCCGGGATAATTATTGGTGGACCTTTAGCTATTCTTTTAATATCTACTTTTTCTCCAGAAACCGTTGGCGGCGTTGGTCCTGATGCGGTTTGGCGCGGATTGGCAACTTTAGCAGGAAGTTGGATTGGAGGTGGAGCTAACCAAGCTGCAATGTTAGAAATATATGAGTACAATCAAGAATTGTACGGCGGTATGGTAATAGTAGATATAGTAGTGGCAAATATTTGGATGGCGATATTATTATTAGGAATTGGCAAAAGCGAGAAAATCGATAGATGGCTAAAAGCTGATAATTCTGCCATAAATGAACTGAAATTAAAAGTACAAACCTTCACCGAAAAAATAGCCAGAACCCCAACGTTAACGGATTATATGATGATATTGGCCTTTGCCTTTGTAGCAGTTGGGATTTCTCATTTTGGGGCCGATAAGATGGCAGTATACCTTACCGATAATTTTGAAGCAGTAAGCAATACAAAAAGTGCTTTTTCTTCTTTCGGTAGTTCTTTCTTCTGGTTAATAACCATCGCGACTGCTCTGGGGGTTCTTTTATCTTTCACCAAAGCTAAAAATCTTGAAGGAGCCGGAGCAAGTAAAATAGGAAGTATTTTTATCTATATATTGGTGGCCACCATCGGGATGAAGATGGATCTTTTGCAAATGTTTGATAATCCCGGTTTAATCGTTATAGGATTAGTCTGGATGGTTTTTCACGCAGGACTCCTAATCCTAGTGGCTAAACTGATAAAAGCTCCATATTTTTTCCTTGCCGTTGGAAGTCAAGCAAATGTTGGTGGCGCAGCCTCAGCTCCTGTTGTTGCGGCAGCGTTTCACCCTTCATTGGCAACTGTAGGAGCTTTGTTAGCGGTGTTTGGATATGTAGTTGGGACCTACGGCGCGATTTTGTGCGCAGAACTCATGAAAATTGCCGCAGCAGGTTAG
- a CDS encoding mannose-6-phosphate isomerase, type 1: MKSELYPLKFTPILKDKIWGGQKLKEVLNRQSNLPNIGESWEISDVEGDTSIVANGPLENQSLRHLLSTYKSDLIGKKNYQRFSNKFPLLIKFIDAKEDLSIQLHPNDKLAKSRHNSFGKTEMWYVMQADQGAQLIVGLKDGVTLENYQEHLQTNSLTKILNFDEVKEGDTYFIESGRVHAIGAGVLLAEIQQTSDITYRIYDWDRTDDNGNHRELHTELALDALDFNMKDDFRVSYNREANEVNKMVSCDFFTTNYLELNEPTNKHNNKDSFIIYMCVGGSATFKYNNFTETLEYGQTILISAIIEEYTIVPHHAKLLEVYLD, from the coding sequence ATGAAAAGCGAACTCTACCCTTTAAAATTTACACCCATCTTAAAGGATAAGATTTGGGGAGGCCAAAAACTTAAAGAAGTGCTTAATAGGCAAAGCAATTTGCCAAATATCGGCGAGAGCTGGGAGATAAGCGATGTTGAAGGAGATACTTCCATAGTTGCCAATGGACCTTTAGAAAATCAATCTTTGAGACATTTACTCAGTACTTATAAGAGCGATTTAATCGGTAAAAAAAACTATCAACGTTTTTCGAATAAATTTCCCCTCCTAATCAAATTTATTGATGCTAAAGAAGATTTATCTATTCAACTTCACCCTAATGATAAGCTTGCTAAATCGAGACATAATTCATTTGGAAAAACAGAAATGTGGTATGTTATGCAAGCTGATCAAGGCGCTCAACTTATCGTAGGATTAAAAGATGGCGTTACTTTAGAGAACTATCAGGAACATTTACAAACGAACAGTCTTACAAAAATCCTAAATTTTGATGAGGTAAAAGAAGGTGATACTTATTTTATAGAATCGGGTCGAGTCCATGCAATTGGCGCTGGTGTGCTCTTGGCCGAAATACAACAAACCAGCGATATTACGTACCGTATTTATGATTGGGATAGGACAGACGATAATGGTAACCATCGCGAACTACATACTGAGCTAGCTTTAGATGCTCTAGATTTTAATATGAAAGATGATTTTAGGGTCAGCTACAACCGTGAGGCTAATGAGGTCAATAAAATGGTGTCATGCGATTTTTTTACTACCAATTATCTTGAGTTAAATGAACCTACAAACAAGCATAACAATAAGGATTCATTCATTATTTATATGTGCGTAGGAGGTTCGGCCACCTTTAAATACAATAATTTTACTGAAACTTTAGAATATGGTCAAACCATATTGATTTCTGCAATTATAGAAGAATACACGATAGTTCCCCACCACGCTAAGCTCTTAGAGGTTTACCTAGATTGA
- a CDS encoding 6-pyruvoyltetrahydropterin/6-carboxytetrahydropterin synthase — protein MKVKVSRKAHFNAAHRLYRKNWSDEKNDEVFGKCNNPNFHGHNYEMIVSVTGEIDPDTGYVIDIKTLKDLIQSEIEEKFDHKNLNLEVPEFKDLNPTAENISVVIYNKLRPYIDASNDLEIILYETPRNFVTYTGQ, from the coding sequence ATGAAAGTGAAGGTGAGTAGGAAAGCACATTTTAATGCAGCTCATAGGCTGTATCGAAAAAATTGGTCAGATGAGAAGAACGATGAGGTTTTTGGAAAATGCAATAACCCGAACTTTCATGGTCACAATTATGAAATGATTGTTTCGGTTACCGGCGAAATAGACCCAGATACGGGTTATGTAATCGATATTAAAACTCTAAAAGATTTAATTCAATCTGAGATTGAAGAAAAATTCGATCATAAAAATCTCAATTTAGAGGTACCTGAATTCAAAGACTTGAATCCGACTGCCGAGAATATTTCCGTAGTAATTTACAATAAGCTTCGACCTTACATCGATGCTTCAAATGACTTGGAAATCATCCTTTATGAAACTCCTAGAAATTTTGTAACCTATACTGGTCAATGA
- a CDS encoding isopentenyl-diphosphate delta-isomerase gives MNEEMVILVDTDDNELGIMAKMEAHEKGILHRAFSVFVFNKKGELLLQQRALDKYHSPGQWTNTCCSHQRQGETNLEAGMRRLEEEMGFTTELEDCFSFIYKSPFDNGLTEHEFDHVLVGYYNDAPSINKSEVEDYKWMVLEDVKEDLTKNPSDYTVWFKIIFDKFYELINRDEE, from the coding sequence ATGAACGAAGAAATGGTAATCCTTGTAGATACGGATGATAATGAGCTGGGAATTATGGCGAAAATGGAAGCCCATGAAAAGGGGATACTTCATAGAGCGTTTTCTGTTTTCGTATTTAATAAAAAAGGCGAATTGCTATTACAGCAAAGGGCTTTAGATAAATACCATTCTCCAGGGCAATGGACAAACACCTGTTGCAGCCACCAACGACAAGGCGAAACGAATCTCGAAGCCGGTATGCGCCGATTGGAAGAGGAAATGGGTTTTACTACAGAACTAGAAGATTGCTTCTCTTTTATTTATAAATCTCCTTTTGATAATGGGCTAACGGAACATGAATTCGACCACGTTCTGGTCGGCTACTACAATGACGCTCCTTCAATCAATAAAAGTGAAGTAGAAGATTATAAATGGATGGTCTTGGAAGATGTAAAAGAAGATTTGACCAAGAATCCTTCAGACTATACCGTATGGTTCAAAATTATATTCGATAAATTTTATGAACTAATCAATCGCGACGAAGAATGA
- a CDS encoding Outer membrane protein OmpA, which produces MKAKRIYLLLLSSMFLSLSFAQNAKLRQADKEYRDFAYVKTSEILLEVANKGYKSVDLFQKLGNSFYFRNRMEEAAKWYGELMQLTEDVDREYMFRYAQSLKAIKNYDESDRWMKKFYEADKADLRGKAFASNVDYLSTIEKLSDDFTVNNMSINTELSEFGTVQYKNLLVFSSTRGGGKEYQWNEQPFLNLYQAVKQPDGSYIHVEEFDESLNSKFHESTPTFTSDDRTIYFTRNSYVNNRLKKDEGGTVRLKVFRSTLDDEGNWSDPESLIINNDAYSVANPTINAAGTKLYYASDMPGTLGASDIFMSEIDKDGNVGKPVNLGSVINTEAKETFPYINAEGDLFYSSNGKAGLGGFDVYVVRGFEKKMENNEALGTQNLGKPVNSSKDDFGYYENNGTREGFFSSNRDGGKGDDDIYSFTIPECEQTVEGTVKDKKTLELLADATVILFDKEGKELQRMTTKVDGEYKFNIECDKEFLVRGEKELYISDEKRFLTPRTSQELVVELLLDKDEVAIAEATNLRDALDLNPIYFDLDKSNIRPDAEIELQKVISVLKKYPKINLDVRSHTDSRASDTYNQALSERRNKSTIKYIVEVGGIDAGRISGKGYGESQLLNKCSNGVDCNEEEHQLNRRSDFIIKEM; this is translated from the coding sequence ATGAAAGCAAAAAGAATCTACCTATTACTTCTTTCTAGTATGTTTTTGAGTTTAAGCTTCGCCCAAAATGCAAAGCTAAGACAGGCAGATAAAGAATATAGGGACTTTGCCTATGTTAAGACCAGTGAGATATTATTAGAAGTAGCGAACAAAGGATATAAGTCTGTAGATCTTTTTCAAAAACTCGGAAACTCCTTCTATTTCAGAAATAGAATGGAAGAAGCGGCCAAGTGGTACGGAGAATTGATGCAGCTTACAGAAGATGTGGATCGCGAATATATGTTTCGCTATGCGCAATCACTTAAAGCAATCAAAAATTACGACGAATCGGATAGATGGATGAAGAAATTTTATGAAGCAGACAAAGCTGATTTAAGAGGAAAAGCCTTCGCTAGCAATGTCGATTATCTTTCAACCATAGAAAAATTGAGCGATGATTTCACCGTAAATAATATGAGTATCAATACGGAGCTTTCAGAATTTGGTACTGTTCAATATAAAAATTTACTTGTGTTTTCTTCTACCCGTGGGGGTGGAAAAGAATATCAATGGAACGAGCAACCATTTCTTAATTTATACCAAGCAGTAAAACAGCCAGATGGTTCTTATATCCATGTTGAAGAATTTGATGAAAGTTTAAATTCAAAATTTCATGAATCGACACCAACTTTCACTTCAGATGATAGAACGATTTATTTCACCCGAAATAGTTATGTAAATAATAGACTTAAAAAAGATGAAGGTGGTACAGTAAGACTTAAAGTTTTCCGATCAACTTTAGATGATGAAGGTAATTGGAGTGATCCAGAATCATTAATAATAAATAATGATGCCTATAGCGTAGCAAACCCAACCATCAATGCTGCTGGCACCAAACTTTACTATGCGTCGGATATGCCAGGAACACTTGGTGCTTCAGATATTTTTATGTCAGAAATCGATAAAGATGGTAATGTGGGCAAGCCAGTAAATTTAGGCTCTGTCATCAATACTGAAGCTAAAGAGACTTTTCCTTACATTAATGCTGAAGGAGACCTGTTCTATTCATCTAATGGAAAAGCAGGGCTAGGTGGCTTTGATGTATATGTGGTTAGAGGGTTTGAAAAGAAGATGGAAAACAATGAAGCCTTAGGAACACAAAATCTTGGGAAGCCTGTAAATAGTAGTAAAGATGATTTCGGCTATTATGAAAATAACGGAACTAGAGAAGGATTTTTCTCTTCAAATAGAGATGGTGGTAAAGGTGATGATGATATCTACAGTTTTACCATTCCAGAATGTGAGCAAACGGTTGAGGGTACTGTAAAAGATAAAAAGACCCTTGAACTTTTAGCCGACGCAACGGTAATTTTGTTTGATAAGGAAGGTAAAGAGCTTCAAAGAATGACTACCAAGGTAGATGGAGAGTATAAATTCAATATTGAATGTGATAAAGAGTTCTTGGTTAGAGGTGAAAAAGAATTATATATTTCAGATGAAAAACGTTTTTTAACGCCTCGTACCTCCCAAGAATTGGTGGTAGAATTGTTATTAGATAAAGATGAAGTCGCCATTGCAGAGGCAACCAACCTTCGCGATGCGCTAGATTTAAATCCGATTTATTTCGATTTAGATAAGTCTAATATTCGCCCTGATGCGGAGATAGAACTTCAAAAAGTAATATCTGTTCTTAAGAAATACCCTAAGATTAACCTAGATGTTAGGTCGCATACTGATAGTCGGGCTAGTGACACCTACAACCAGGCCTTATCCGAAAGAAGGAATAAATCTACCATAAAGTACATTGTCGAAGTTGGTGGCATCGATGCAGGGCGTATAAGCGGCAAAGGTTACGGCGAAAGCCAATTGCTGAATAAATGTAGCAATGGTGTAGATTGTAACGAAGAAGAGCATCAATTAAACCGAAGAAGTGACTTTATTATCAAAGAAATGTAA
- a CDS encoding type IX secretion system membrane protein, PorP/SprF family — MIQKLSVFKGVILLVLIALTTNDGFSQQDPQYTQYMYNTMSVNPAYAGQRETLSITGLYRTQWVGLDGAPKSQTLGIHTPLRNERIGLGLSVANDALGPAKEIYVDGNFAYTIPLDRLYSKMTFGLKAGFHSLTTDWSKGRFRDPDAVFNENISRFSPTVGAGVYIHNRQGYFGVSVPNILTTKHYNDLQESVADERVHLYVIGGYVFDLSGSTQFKPAALIKAVSGAPIIADVSANFLFNEKFTLGLAYRWDDAISALAGFQISESLYIGYAYDANTSNLNNYNSGSHEIMLRFEIQKLSRILSPRFF; from the coding sequence ATGATACAGAAATTATCAGTTTTTAAAGGAGTTATACTATTGGTTTTAATAGCACTGACTACTAATGATGGATTTTCGCAACAAGATCCACAGTATACCCAGTACATGTACAATACCATGAGTGTTAATCCTGCCTATGCTGGACAAAGAGAAACTTTGAGCATTACAGGATTGTACAGAACGCAATGGGTGGGTTTAGATGGTGCTCCTAAGTCACAGACTCTTGGCATACATACACCGCTAAGAAACGAAAGAATCGGTTTAGGGCTGTCGGTTGCCAATGATGCTTTGGGACCAGCTAAGGAAATATATGTAGATGGAAATTTTGCCTATACTATACCATTAGACCGTTTGTATTCTAAGATGACGTTTGGTCTAAAAGCAGGTTTTCATTCTTTAACTACAGATTGGAGCAAAGGAAGATTTAGAGATCCAGATGCAGTATTCAATGAAAATATCAGCAGATTTTCTCCAACCGTGGGAGCAGGTGTTTACATTCACAACAGACAGGGTTATTTTGGTGTATCTGTTCCAAACATTTTAACCACTAAGCATTATAACGACCTGCAGGAATCAGTTGCTGATGAAAGAGTTCATTTATACGTTATTGGAGGCTATGTTTTTGATTTAAGCGGTAGTACCCAGTTTAAACCCGCGGCTTTGATTAAAGCCGTTTCTGGTGCGCCGATTATTGCTGATGTGTCGGCAAACTTTTTGTTTAATGAAAAGTTTACGCTGGGACTAGCTTATAGATGGGACGACGCTATAAGTGCATTGGCAGGTTTTCAAATTTCAGAAAGTTTGTATATTGGCTATGCTTATGACGCTAATACTAGCAACTTAAACAACTATAATAGCGGGTCGCATGAGATTATGTTGAGATTTGAAATACAAAAATTAAGTAGAATATTGTCCCCAAGATTTTTCTAA